From a single Silene latifolia isolate original U9 population chromosome 6, ASM4854445v1, whole genome shotgun sequence genomic region:
- the LOC141658525 gene encoding transcription factor bHLH14-like, translated as MDENFTVSSSTSSSSKAPKPQEFQFPSTLLSNLQFLLQTQPFWWNHAILWQTTTHNINNNTETLSLIWSEGHFQGFQSPSTKPTKQPIISDEEGSSMDDMVTDVEWFYMTSPTRSHPIKQGGVLAKAYTTGALVWLSGPGSLASYNCDRVQEADSHGLETLVIIPVSNGVLELGSVDSIYENWDLVQQVNNLFGSLSVPDMGYTRPNFVTNSDLQSHLSMSEMCDSDRLLSPEKTARRRGRRRSGTLPVTVNHVEAERQRRDKMNSRFYALRSVVPYVSKMDKASLLGDAVAYINELKGKVESLESKLQTKECTSNRDNITSTLFKDMKIISVSSENYRKEMTATIPAEVNVRILDSEAMIRVQCENINHPSARLMDLFKELNLQVKHATISTIGELMIQDVVISNVPTEIWSLDELKNVICGRLTM; from the coding sequence ATGGACGAGAATTTCACAGTTTCATCCTCAACTTCATCATCATCCAAGGCACCAAAACCCCAAGAATTCCAATTCCCATCGACATTACTATCAAATTTACAATTCTTACTTCAAACTCAACCATTTTGGTGGAATCACGCCATTTTATGGCAAACTACAactcacaacatcaacaacaatacCGAAACTCTTAGCTTAATTTGGTCTGAGGGTCATTTCCAAGGCTTCCAAAGCCCATCTACCAAGCCCACTAAGCAGCCGATTATCTCCGACGAAGAAGGTTCTTCAATGGATGACATGGTGACCGACGTGGAATGGTTCTACATGACTTCACCTACTAGGTCACACCCTATAAAACAAGGTGGTGTACTTGCTAAGGCTTACACTACTGGGGCCTTAGTTTGGTTAAGTGGACCGGGTTCACTAGCCTCGTATAATTGTGACCGCGTGCAAGAAGCCGACTCACATGGGCTCGAGACTCTTGTTATTATACCTGTGTCCAATGGTGTTCTTGAGCTGGGTTCTGTTGACTCGATCTATGAGAATTGGGATTTGGTTCAGCAAGTTAATAATCTTTTTGGGTCGTTGAGTGTTCCCGATATGGGCTACACTCGGCCTAATTTTGTCACTAATAGTGACCTACAGAGTCATTTGAGCATGTCTGAGATGTGTGACTCAGACAGACTCCTGAGTCCTGAGAAAACGGCGAGGAGAAGAGGGAGACGTCGTAGTGGGACTCTTCCTGTCACAGTCAATCACGTGGAGGCGGAGAGACAAAGGAGAGATAAAATGAATAGTCGATTTTATGCCCTACGGTCCGTAGTCCCGTATGTGTCCAAAATGGACAAGGCGTCGCTGTTAGGTGACGCCGTGGCATATATCAATGAGTTAAAAGGTAAAGTAGAAAGCTTAGAGTCAAAACTTCAAACAAAGGAGTGTACTAGTAATAGGGACAATATCACGAGTACGCTTTTTAAAGACATGAAAATAATTAGCGTGTCTAGTGAAAATTACCGTAAAGAAATGACTGCGACAATTCCAGCTGAAGTTAATGTTAGGATTTTGGATAGTGAGGCTATGATTAGGGTTCAATGTGAGAATATTAATCACCCTTCCGCAAGATTAATGGATTTGTTTAAGGAGCTTAATTTGCAAGTTAAACATGCTACTATTTCTACAATAGGAGAGCTAATGATTCAAGATGTTGTGATTTCTAACGTTCCAACGGAGATATGGAGTTTGGATGAATTGAAAAATGTAATCTGTGGAAGATTAACGATGTAG